The Erythrobacter sp. genome segment TACGAAATCTGTGTGGGGTTCCGGAAGATAATCGAGATGGCTCTGCGATCCCTCGCCAAAGCCCTTGCCGGCAATTCCGCCTGAACCGATAGCGATCTTCGACTGGGTGATGTGGTATCCCGTTCCAAGGGGGTCGCTTTCGGGATCAAGGAACGTGAGCACCCGCTGCTGCTGGTAATCCTGCAATCCGAAGAAGAAGGCGAGAGGGGCGGCAATCAACGCGGCGATTCCGCCACCGATGAACCATTTCTGCGGTAACCCTGCCAGAAACATGACGACCACTCCGCCAAACCCGATGGCGAGAGCAGTGCCAAGATCTGGCTGAAGCAACACAAATCCCATCGGAATTGCGATCAGCCCGAGCGGGATCAGGAGAGCCCGCCAATTCCCGATCATCCCCACCGGCAGAGCATGGTAGAAGGCGGCCAGGATGAGCACGATTCCCGGCTTCATCACCTCCGAAGGCTGCAGCCGGATAAATCCCAGTTCGAGCCACCGCTGGCTTCCCCCGCCAACCTGCCCGACAATCTCGACGCCGATCAGGAGGACCAGGACCGCGAGATAGGCCGGTATCGCCGCCAGCCTCGCCCAGTCCCGCGGGATGAGCGAAATTACCAGCGCCACAATCAGGAAAACCGCATAGCGGACCAGGTGCGACGTGGCGTAAGGACTCATCGAGCCGCCAGCCGCAGAATGAAGCACAGCGGCGCCAAACATCACAAGCAAGGTCAGCGGAATCACAACGCGCCAAGGGAAATCCGCGATCTGGCTGGGAAGGGCAATACCGCCCTTCATGTCAACGATTCCGGGGCGCGAGGATTGGGATCTTCGCGCGGGGTAAATGCATCGTTTACCGGTTGCTCCGGCTCGGCCGCTGCTGCGCGTGCTTCGGCATCGACCTGGCGCGCAAGCTGGACTGGCGGCGGCGCAGGTGGCAGGTCAACTCCGGCTGCGCTGGCATAGGCGACGTATTGCGAATCCAGGCGTTGTTGCGCCGTTCCGCCCCACTGGCGCTCCAGTGAATGGAGCGCTTCCAGCCCCTTCTGCGGATCGAACAGAAATGTCATCACGTCACGCGCCACCGGATAGGCAGCGCCCGAGCCGCCGCCGTGCTCGATCACCACCGCTCCGGCATAACGCGGATTATCGAACGGGGCGAAGAAGATGAACAGCCCGTGGTCGCGAAAGCGCCATGGGCCGGTTCTGCCGTCCGAAAGGTTCAGGCCCACCACCTGGGCTGTACCTGTCTTGCCCGCCATTAATACGTCATCGATAGGTAATCTCGCGCGACCGGCCGTGCCCGGCCCGTTGACGACATCACTCATCGCCTGCCGGATATAGGTCTTGTATTCAGCGCTTACGCCCATGCTCGCGAAACTCGGCGCGGTGTTCGAGAGTAGCAGTCGGGGAGTTACCATATTGGAGGTCGCGAGGCGTGAAGCCATAACGGCCAGCTGTAGGGGATTGGCGAGCATATAGCCCTGGCCGATGGTTGCATTGACGGTGTCGAACGGCTGCCACTCGGCATCGTATTTCCGCATCTTCCAATCCGGATCGGGTACTGTCCCATAAAACTGGCTGGCCACCGGGAGGTCGAACCGTTCCTGCATCCCGTAGCGTTTGCATGCCTCCGCGATCGGCCACATGCCGGTTCGCTGCGCCATGGCGTAGAAATAAACGTCGCAACTCTGGTAGATGCCCTTGGCGAGATTGACCGCGCCGTGACCCCTGCGGTTCCAGCAACCGAACACGCGGTTGCCAACGCGCAGGCCGCCGCCGCAGTTCACGGTTTCCTCGGGGTCGATCCCTGCCCCGAGTAACGCCATGCCGACCGTCGGCTTCACCGTGGAGCCGGGGGGGTAAAGCCCCTGTAGCACCTTGTTGCGGAGCGGGACCCGTTCGTTCTCGCTCAGCATCGAGTATTCGAGGCGGCCGATGCCATCGGAGAAACTGTTGGGATCGAAGCTGGGCATCGAAGCCATGCACAATAGATCGCCGGTAAGGCAATCCATCACTACCACCGAGCCGGATTCCAGACCGATGCGACGTGCGGCATAGTCCTGCAACGGTCCGTCGATGGTCAGGCGGATCGGATTGCCCTGCACATCCTCGCGCGTTTCGAGATCACGAACGATCCGCCCGGAAGCCGTCACCTCTACTCGCCGCGCACCCGGCTCTCCCCGCAGCGTCTGTTCGAACTGCTGTTCCAGCCCGTCCTTGCCCATCTTGAAGCCGGGAGTGAGCAATAGCGGCTGGGGTTCGACCTCGTACTCCTCGCGGCTGGGAGCGCCGACATAGCCGATCAGGTGACCGACGGCCGGACCGGTGGGGTAGTAGCGCGAGAATCCGCGCTGCGGGATTACGCCGGGCAATTCTGGCAAGCGGACGCTGACGGCGGCGAATTTGTCGAATTCCAGCCCGCTTGCCACAGGTACTGCGGCGAAGCCCCGGCTTTCCCTCAACCGGTCTAGCAAGTCAGCCTTCGCAACTGCATCGAACTCGAGCAATTCGCTCAGGATATCGACTGTGCGGTCTGCGTCGTGGAGACGTTCGGGAATAATATCGACGCGGAAATCGGCGCGGTTGGAAGCGAGCGGGGAGCCATCGCGATCAAGGATCCAGCCGCGGCGTGGAGGAATGAGCGAAAGGTTCACCCGGTTGCTTTCCGCCTCCAGCGTGTACCGCTCGTTCTCGGCGACTGCGATATATCCCATCCGCGCCGCGAGCAGGCAACCGATGCCGGCCTGTATCCCGCCGATCACGAAGCTGCGGCGTTCAAAAGTCTGCTTCAGGGAATTGGCAGATTGCTTGGGTTCCATGATTCAGCCGATGCGCTTTATGCGCGTAAGCCTGATCCTGTCGAGCATGACGGCAAACTGGGCAAGAACGGGGAAAAGCATGATCGACAAAGCTAGCTGTGGCACGATGAGGCCTAGCTGAACCAGCGAGAAACCTGCCCCGGATAACAGTGCGCCCAGAACAAGGTAAAGGGCGATGCACAGCGCCGCCACCCCCCAGTCCTGCCAGAAGCCCCGCCAGGGAAAACGCACTTCGATGAGATCGAGTGCAATCATTGTAAGCGAGAAG includes the following:
- the rodA gene encoding rod shape-determining protein RodA gives rise to the protein MKGGIALPSQIADFPWRVVIPLTLLVMFGAAVLHSAAGGSMSPYATSHLVRYAVFLIVALVISLIPRDWARLAAIPAYLAVLVLLIGVEIVGQVGGGSQRWLELGFIRLQPSEVMKPGIVLILAAFYHALPVGMIGNWRALLIPLGLIAIPMGFVLLQPDLGTALAIGFGGVVVMFLAGLPQKWFIGGGIAALIAAPLAFFFGLQDYQQQRVLTFLDPESDPLGTGYHITQSKIAIGSGGIAGKGFGEGSQSHLDYLPEPHTDFVFATMAEEWGLVGGLFVLLIFGIILRWGLIVAREAPDRFSRLLAGGLTATIFFYVGVNLMMVMGMAPVVGIPLPFMSHGGSSMMTNMLCVGGLMMVERWTRQAGRGGL
- the mrdA gene encoding penicillin-binding protein 2, translated to MEPKQSANSLKQTFERRSFVIGGIQAGIGCLLAARMGYIAVAENERYTLEAESNRVNLSLIPPRRGWILDRDGSPLASNRADFRVDIIPERLHDADRTVDILSELLEFDAVAKADLLDRLRESRGFAAVPVASGLEFDKFAAVSVRLPELPGVIPQRGFSRYYPTGPAVGHLIGYVGAPSREEYEVEPQPLLLTPGFKMGKDGLEQQFEQTLRGEPGARRVEVTASGRIVRDLETREDVQGNPIRLTIDGPLQDYAARRIGLESGSVVVMDCLTGDLLCMASMPSFDPNSFSDGIGRLEYSMLSENERVPLRNKVLQGLYPPGSTVKPTVGMALLGAGIDPEETVNCGGGLRVGNRVFGCWNRRGHGAVNLAKGIYQSCDVYFYAMAQRTGMWPIAEACKRYGMQERFDLPVASQFYGTVPDPDWKMRKYDAEWQPFDTVNATIGQGYMLANPLQLAVMASRLATSNMVTPRLLLSNTAPSFASMGVSAEYKTYIRQAMSDVVNGPGTAGRARLPIDDVLMAGKTGTAQVVGLNLSDGRTGPWRFRDHGLFIFFAPFDNPRYAGAVVIEHGGGSGAAYPVARDVMTFLFDPQKGLEALHSLERQWGGTAQQRLDSQYVAYASAAGVDLPPAPPPVQLARQVDAEARAAAAEPEQPVNDAFTPREDPNPRAPESLT